A segment of the Nitrosopumilus sp. genome:
CTTGATTGTATGTCCGTATTGTAAAGCGCGACAAATTACTGCGACATATTACTCTGATTATGAACTGCCAAAAATTATTCGAAAAAAACACGATGGAAAAAAACTTTCTTCAGATGAAAAACACAAGTTTGATCGTGCCTGGAAAGTTGCATCTTTAGTTGAAAATTTTGGAAAAATCACTATTACTGTTATATCTGGATATGGTGTTGGAGCTGATACTGCAGCCAGAATTTTGAGGAACATGGTAGATGAGGAGTACCTTTTCAAACAAATCTATGAAGCCGAAAGACAGTATGTTGTAACTAGGGGTTTTTGGGACTCTTAGTTCTTCTTTGTAATTTTAGAAAATGAGGTAACGAATAATTCTATTCTACCTTCTAGTCCTGCTTTTCCATTTAATCCTGTTATGGAAATAATTTCGCCTAATTCACACTTGTCAATTATTCTTGCCTGATTTCTCCAACCTTTTACCCATATTTGCCCTGTATCATCTTCAACAAACATTTCTGAAAGTGCTATTGATTCTCCTGATTTTGTTTGAACCTCACGTCTTTCAGGAACTTTTAGAACAATTGCTTCTATGCAATAACTCTGATCCACTTTGATCTCATCAATTTTGGTTCTAAGTTGAGACAGTGAGGGAATTGATTCATCATTGTCTAATTTCCTTACAAAAGAATTTTCATCTAAGGTGACTGAATTTCCGTAAACTTTTGATGGCATGCATTCTATGACATCTCCTTCCATACAGATGCTAGTAGAGTTTGAAAAATCACTAATGTTGAAAAAATTCTTTTTACTGTCTACTGCTAAAATAAGATTTTTGCCATTTTCAATTGGTGACATGGAGAGGATTCTAGTAATTACCGGCTCTGTCTCTTTACCCCCTTCAATTTCAATAATTGTCGCATCATTTCCATGAATTTCTAATCCTTGATTTCCTGACTTTACTCTAACACCTAGTAATCTCACCTTAGCTGACTGTGCAATCATATTTGGAATTGTGGATTCATCTTTGCCCCATAACACAACTCTCATTGCACTACCATCATTACCTTTTAATCTCATTCTTAGTGCTTTTCCAGGCATACCTCGGGAATTTGTAAATTCCATTCCACTTATCGTGCCATCGATCGTTCCTGAAACAACCAAATCCTTCTGACCTTCTTGCATTTCACTAACATCTTTTGTAATTGTATCAATAGTTGGAATTTTACTTTCTGTATCTGTACTTTCTATATTTGATCCTGAACCTATATTGATTGTTGGAGAACCATCCAGATCTGATTTTACATATGCTTTAATTATTTTAATTAAATCTCCTGGTTTTAGGTTTTCAACACCTGGTAAATTTGCTTTTTCATCCCATAATTTTACGCTAGCCGTAGAATTGGCATCGTATACGGTCATTGTTCTGAGATAAAACGGAGACCCATCTTTTCTTGAAAATTGTTTTGCAGGTGATAGATTCAAAACTCTCGTTTCTAATGATATTTCTTTTGCACCTGCGTATAGATCTTTTATGCCAATTTCAACTTTTGATGACTCTGTTAATGTAACTCCATAATCTGATGCGATTAAAAATAAAGCTCCTTGATCAGTCAGGTATCCTGCGCCAATTTTCTCTTTCTTTTGTTTGATTTGCTCTTCAAGATCATCTCTGGACAATTCTGATTTCTGTTCAAGTAATTTATCGATAAGATTCTCGAATTCTGACAACTTACTTTTGATAAATATATTCTATTAATAAAAATTTCATTTCTTGTTATATTCATTCTTTCAAAAAAAGATCGCTATGTCGCAGGTTTTAATTTTTCTAACTGATGTTTATTCACGTTTTTTCATATTTTATATCTGTAAATTCGGTTCTTCAAAAATTTGCGTTAAATTATCTCATTAACTAAATTAATAGGAAGATCGCAGTTTTTGTCATGTCATGTATTGATGTAAATCATTTATCCAAATCTTATGGTTCTGTTCAAGCTGTGGATGACATTGTATTATCGGTAAAATCTGGAAGTGTTTTTGGATTTTTGGGTCCAAATGGTGCTGGAAAATCTACCACCATCAAACTCTTGACCACTTTAATTCGGCCTTCTAGCGGCTCACTTACTATTTTAGGCATAGATGCTGTCACAAATCCACTTCAAATTCGTGATAAGATTGGTGTTGTTTTACAGCAGCCAAGCTATGAACCTACGTTATCTGTTGAGAAATCTCTTGACAAATATGGGATGATGTGGAATGTTCCAAAATTTGAACGTAAAAAAAGAACCGAGCAACTTCTGAAAGATTTTGATTTAGTTGAAATTCGTAAAAAAAGAAATGAGGATCTCTCGATTGGGCAACGAAGAAGAGTTCAAGTTGCACGAGAATTCATGCATGATATGAAATTATTATTTTTAGATGAACCCACGGTTGGATTAGATCCAAGTGCTAGAAGAAAATTATTAGATTATCTAAAAAGTAAAGTTAAAACAGGACTGACAATTTTTTACACAACACACATTCTATCTGAAGCTGAATATCTTTGTGATGAAATTGCTATTATTGATAAGGGAAAAATTGTGACCATTGATTCTCCTGAGGCATTAAAGAATAGATTTGGAAAAGAAAAGACAATAAAGATTCATTTGTTGGAAAAACAATCTAAAATTTCTTCACTTTTATTTGGAATTACAGGCTGTAAAATAAGTTTTGATACTGGAACCAATATAATAATTCATTCAGAACAATCCGAATTAGTGTTGCTAAAAGTTTTGAAAATACTTGGTGAAAATAATGTTGAAATTGAAGATCTATCAGCTGTCCCGACAAATCTTGAAGAGATCTTTCTTAATATGATGAGAGAAAATGCATCCAATAATTAGACTTGTAAATAGAAATCTGACGATTTCTCTCAATCCTGGATTTTTGATTTGGCAAATTATTTTTCCTTTAATCTATATTTTTGTTGCAGGTTTTGCGTATGCGCCATTAATTCAGGAAGTTCCATTTGGCAACAAAGATCTTGACTATCCTGCATTTTTGGCATCTGGCATGATTGGATTTAACATCATGAATAGTACGCTCATTTCTGGTATACTAATTTGGAATGATAGGCGGCATGGGATGTTTGAACAAATTATGTCAGGACCATTTACCCGAAGTCATTACATCCTTAGTAATATCTGTACCATAGGCATAATTGGGTTGGTAAGTGCATCTTTGATAGCCATACTTGGATATCCTGCATTTTTTGATTCTGTAGAGTTTTCATTCATTACAATTCCAATAATCATTTTTGGCGCAATTACCGGATCAGTATTGTTTGGCTCATTGGCATCTATAATTTCTACTAGAATACGTTCTAGCGAAGGATTTAATGTAATTATAAACACTGTTTTTCTTTTTTTTGCTTTTGTTAGTACAGCATTTTATCCTACTGACGGTGTACCCGAACCATTACGTACAGCATTCTATCTAAACCCGCTAACTTATCTGGTGGATGTGATTAGGGCAGGAATTTTTGGAACTATTACTGAATTTGTAATAATTGAAATGTTAATTCTTGTTGGTGTTGCATCAATTTTATTCATAATTGCTTCAAAGCTTCTTACAAAATTAGATTTTTAAAACCTAGAATTAACTTTCAATTTCTTTATACAATTCATTAATTTTTTTAACTGTATTCAAACTTTCATATTCCATTAAATTTAGATTTGGTATCACACAATGACCTCCTATGATGCCTGGAAACATTTTTGGTCTATTACCTAAATTCTCATGAATTTCATCTGCAAATTTCCACATCTCATCAAAATCTATGTTTTCTTTTTTGCATATAATTTTTGTAATTTGAGCATAATTAATTAACCAACCATAGTATGTAGTATCAACCAATATCTTTGCAAATTCTGCAGTTTTTGTTGTTGACATCCAATCTATTTTTACAAATCTCTTTTCCAAATCTCTTTTAATTTTAAGATCTAATTGTTTATGATCTGTTGAAATAAATTTTGTGTATTTTTTCATATCCTCCAAAAATCTCCTATGCACTCCACGCACTGGAGAAAATAGAATTGGAATTTCACATTTTTCCTGAATTTTTTCTGTCGTTCCGGGTTTTACTGTAGAATGAATTAAAATTGCTTGTACATTTTTATTTTTATTTATCCAATTCAATACGATCTTAGAAAATTCTTTTAATTCTCCTGGTATACAAACATGAAGATATTCTGGATTTTTAATAGTATTATTGGGATAGTTTTTGCATTTTGAACTATCTGTATCTATTCCAATGCAGTGAAAACTTCTTTCTACTAATAATTTGTATATTGTTTCTCCTACTTCTCCCATTCCTAAAATAACATCTGCCATATCC
Coding sequences within it:
- a CDS encoding ATP-binding cassette domain-containing protein: MSCIDVNHLSKSYGSVQAVDDIVLSVKSGSVFGFLGPNGAGKSTTIKLLTTLIRPSSGSLTILGIDAVTNPLQIRDKIGVVLQQPSYEPTLSVEKSLDKYGMMWNVPKFERKKRTEQLLKDFDLVEIRKKRNEDLSIGQRRRVQVAREFMHDMKLLFLDEPTVGLDPSARRKLLDYLKSKVKTGLTIFYTTHILSEAEYLCDEIAIIDKGKIVTIDSPEALKNRFGKEKTIKIHLLEKQSKISSLLFGITGCKISFDTGTNIIIHSEQSELVLLKVLKILGENNVEIEDLSAVPTNLEEIFLNMMRENASNN
- a CDS encoding GDP-mannose dehydrogenase; the protein is MADVILGMGEVGETIYKLLVERSFHCIGIDTDSSKCKNYPNNTIKNPEYLHVCIPGELKEFSKIVLNWINKNKNVQAILIHSTVKPGTTEKIQEKCEIPILFSPVRGVHRRFLEDMKKYTKFISTDHKQLDLKIKRDLEKRFVKIDWMSTTKTAEFAKILVDTTYYGWLINYAQITKIICKKENIDFDEMWKFADEIHENLGNRPKMFPGIIGGHCVIPNLNLMEYESLNTVKKINELYKEIES
- a CDS encoding single-stranded DNA-binding protein yields the protein MSEFENLIDKLLEQKSELSRDDLEEQIKQKKEKIGAGYLTDQGALFLIASDYGVTLTESSKVEIGIKDLYAGAKEISLETRVLNLSPAKQFSRKDGSPFYLRTMTVYDANSTASVKLWDEKANLPGVENLKPGDLIKIIKAYVKSDLDGSPTINIGSGSNIESTDTESKIPTIDTITKDVSEMQEGQKDLVVSGTIDGTISGMEFTNSRGMPGKALRMRLKGNDGSAMRVVLWGKDESTIPNMIAQSAKVRLLGVRVKSGNQGLEIHGNDATIIEIEGGKETEPVITRILSMSPIENGKNLILAVDSKKNFFNISDFSNSTSICMEGDVIECMPSKVYGNSVTLDENSFVRKLDNDESIPSLSQLRTKIDEIKVDQSYCIEAIVLKVPERREVQTKSGESIALSEMFVEDDTGQIWVKGWRNQARIIDKCELGEIISITGLNGKAGLEGRIELFVTSFSKITKKN
- a CDS encoding ABC transporter; the encoded protein is MHPIIRLVNRNLTISLNPGFLIWQIIFPLIYIFVAGFAYAPLIQEVPFGNKDLDYPAFLASGMIGFNIMNSTLISGILIWNDRRHGMFEQIMSGPFTRSHYILSNICTIGIIGLVSASLIAILGYPAFFDSVEFSFITIPIIIFGAITGSVLFGSLASIISTRIRSSEGFNVIINTVFLFFAFVSTAFYPTDGVPEPLRTAFYLNPLTYLVDVIRAGIFGTITEFVIIEMLILVGVASILFIIASKLLTKLDF